A single genomic interval of Nostoc commune NIES-4072 harbors:
- a CDS encoding DUF1815 family protein produces MFLRLAHQHRQFVQDLVMNLQALAVVLERRGYPASCYTCGDQMNSASFMVSLGDNHLIRFLVSDYGITWTEMRDDRELMKLEGAEAISQLDDLADLVKQSMQTDTGSKTLAKKY; encoded by the coding sequence GTGTTTCTGAGACTAGCACATCAACATCGACAATTCGTCCAAGACTTGGTAATGAACCTGCAAGCCTTGGCGGTTGTATTAGAACGGCGGGGATATCCCGCATCCTGCTACACCTGTGGCGATCAAATGAATAGTGCATCATTTATGGTTAGCCTGGGTGATAACCACCTGATTCGGTTTTTGGTGTCCGATTACGGGATTACTTGGACAGAAATGCGGGATGACCGCGAATTAATGAAGCTAGAAGGTGCAGAGGCGATTAGCCAGTTGGACGATCTGGCTGATCTTGTCAAGCAATCTATGCAAACCGATACAGGCTCTAAAACTCTTGCCAAGAAGTATTAA
- a CDS encoding IS5 family transposase: MYRKQEQTTIPPENFELPFEGKLSEDNRWVIMADLIPWAEFEEEYSSFFSAEMGAPAKSFRVALGALIIKEKLGISDRETVEQIKENPYLQYFIGISSYINEAPFDPSMLVHFRERISADLVNKVNQETVKRMLETTSSTLATESTESTESTQKKIEELEKEDNTPKNRGKLILDATCAPADISYPTDFELLNQARKQTERIIDLLYEQIKGTLEKKPRTYREIARKNYLEVAKKRRVSQKDRKKAIKKQLQYIKRNLSHIDQLIRSGATLEKLSTKQYKMLLVVVEVYRQQLWLYENKKQSIDDRIVSLSQPHIRPIVRGKAGKAVEFGAKLSASYFDGYVFLDHISWDNFNESGDLKSQVEAYKNYTGYYPESVHVDKIYRTRENRAWCKGRGIIMSGPPLGRPPANVSKEKKKQDLESERIRNCIEGKFGQAKRRFSLNRVMAKLSHTSETAIAITFLVMNLSTHLSRVFYAFLCLFLKTAPFLQFRITENYDFISYKQEKLIFDFA; the protein is encoded by the coding sequence ATGTACCGAAAGCAGGAGCAAACTACAATCCCACCAGAAAACTTTGAACTTCCGTTTGAAGGAAAATTATCAGAAGATAATCGTTGGGTAATTATGGCTGATTTAATACCGTGGGCGGAATTTGAAGAGGAATATTCTTCATTTTTTTCGGCAGAGATGGGAGCGCCAGCAAAATCATTTCGGGTGGCATTAGGCGCATTAATAATCAAAGAAAAACTAGGAATAAGCGACAGAGAAACAGTAGAACAAATTAAAGAAAACCCTTATCTACAGTACTTCATAGGAATATCATCTTATATTAATGAAGCTCCATTTGATCCATCTATGCTAGTCCATTTTCGTGAAAGAATTAGTGCAGACTTAGTAAACAAAGTAAATCAAGAAACTGTTAAAAGGATGCTAGAGACAACATCTTCGACTTTAGCAACTGAATCAACTGAATCAACTGAATCAACTCAAAAAAAAATAGAAGAATTAGAAAAAGAAGATAACACGCCGAAAAATCGGGGAAAATTAATATTAGATGCGACTTGTGCGCCAGCAGACATCAGCTATCCAACAGATTTCGAGCTATTAAATCAAGCAAGAAAACAGACAGAACGAATAATAGACCTTCTTTATGAACAGATAAAAGGTACATTAGAGAAAAAACCAAGGACTTATCGGGAAATAGCGAGAAAAAACTACTTAGAAGTCGCTAAAAAACGTCGTGTATCCCAAAAAGATAGGAAAAAAGCGATTAAAAAGCAGCTTCAATATATCAAAAGAAACTTATCTCATATTGACCAGCTAATCAGATCGGGAGCAACTCTAGAAAAACTAAGTACTAAACAATATAAAATGTTGCTTGTAGTTGTAGAAGTTTATCGTCAACAACTATGGTTGTATGAAAATAAAAAACAGAGTATTGATGACCGAATCGTTAGTTTAAGCCAACCACATATCCGCCCAATTGTCCGTGGAAAAGCTGGGAAAGCCGTGGAATTTGGGGCAAAATTATCAGCTAGTTATTTTGATGGGTATGTATTTTTAGACCATATTAGTTGGGATAATTTTAATGAATCAGGAGACTTAAAATCACAAGTAGAAGCATATAAAAACTATACTGGCTATTATCCAGAATCGGTTCATGTAGATAAAATTTATCGCACAAGAGAGAATAGAGCTTGGTGCAAAGGAAGAGGTATTATCATGAGTGGTCCTCCTTTGGGAAGACCACCAGCCAATGTTAGTAAAGAAAAAAAGAAACAAGATTTAGAATCTGAGAGAATTCGTAATTGTATTGAAGGAAAATTTGGGCAAGCTAAAAGAAGGTTTAGCCTCAATCGAGTGATGGCGAAACTTTCCCACACTTCTGAAACTGCAATTGCTATTACTTTTCTAGTGATGAATCTTTCTACTCACCTGTCGCGGGTGTTTTATGCTTTTTTATGTCTATTTTTGAAAACTGCACCTTTTTTGCAGTTCCGTATAACTGAAAATTATGATTTTATTAGTTATAAACAAGAAAAGCTTATCTTTGATTTTGCTTGA
- a CDS encoding class I SAM-dependent methyltransferase, with protein MTLTAYGPLCTEVYEITKPIDQDYPDIPYYIKHLSSIGGRILEAMVGTGRLLIPLLEAGINVEGIDTSPDMLRACRKHCTDRNLNPVLHQENYCQ; from the coding sequence ATGACATTAACGGCATACGGGCCCTTATGTACTGAGGTTTATGAAATAACTAAGCCTATTGATCAAGATTACCCAGATATTCCATACTACATCAAACATCTTTCATCAATTGGTGGCAGAATTTTGGAGGCGATGGTGGGGACGGGACGACTACTCATTCCACTGCTAGAAGCTGGTATCAATGTTGAGGGTATTGATACTTCACCGGATATGCTGAGAGCTTGTCGAAAACACTGTACTGACAGGAATTTAAATCCTGTTTTGCATCAAGAAAATTATTGTCAGTAA
- a CDS encoding F0F1 ATP synthase subunit gamma, with product MPNLKAIRDRIQSVKNTKKITEAMRLVAAARVRRAQEQVLATRPFADRLAQVLYGLQSRLRFEEANLPLLRKREVKSVGLLVISGDRGLCGGYNSNVIRRAENRAKEIKAEGLNYQFVLVGRKATQYFQRRDQPIDATYSGLEQIPTAAEANQIADQLLSLFLSEEVDRIELIYTRFISLVSSRPVIQTLLPLDPQGLETGDDEIFRLTTRGGKFEVEREKVASQARPLAPDMIFEQDPVQILDSLLPLYLSNQLLRALQESAASELAARMTAMSNASENAGELINTLTLSYNKARQAAITQELLEVVGGAEALT from the coding sequence ATGCCCAATCTAAAAGCAATACGCGATCGCATTCAGTCGGTCAAAAACACCAAAAAAATTACAGAAGCCATGCGTCTCGTAGCTGCGGCTAGAGTGCGCCGGGCACAAGAACAAGTGCTAGCGACTCGTCCCTTTGCCGATCGCTTGGCACAAGTATTGTATGGTTTGCAAAGCCGTCTACGGTTTGAAGAAGCAAACCTACCACTACTAAGAAAAAGAGAAGTTAAGTCAGTCGGGTTATTGGTAATTTCAGGCGATCGCGGTCTATGCGGCGGCTACAATAGTAACGTTATCCGTCGTGCAGAAAACCGCGCCAAAGAAATCAAGGCAGAAGGTTTAAACTATCAATTTGTGTTAGTCGGACGCAAAGCTACACAGTACTTTCAACGCCGAGATCAGCCTATTGATGCTACTTATAGCGGCTTAGAGCAAATTCCCACCGCAGCAGAAGCCAATCAGATTGCTGACCAACTACTTTCCTTGTTCCTTTCCGAAGAAGTAGACCGCATCGAATTAATCTACACCAGATTCATTTCATTGGTTAGCTCCCGTCCTGTGATCCAAACCTTACTGCCCCTCGATCCGCAAGGTCTAGAAACAGGCGATGACGAAATCTTCCGCTTGACAACCCGTGGCGGTAAATTTGAAGTCGAACGGGAGAAAGTGGCTAGCCAAGCCCGCCCGTTGGCTCCTGACATGATTTTCGAGCAAGATCCAGTGCAGATTCTCGATTCTTTGTTGCCCCTGTATCTGAGTAACCAGCTATTGCGAGCGCTGCAAGAATCGGCGGCTAGTGAACTAGCAGCCCGGATGACAGCCATGAGTAATGCTAGTGAAAATGCTGGTGAATTGATTAACACCCTCACGCTGTCTTACAACAAAGCCCGACAAGCTGCAATTACCCAAGAACTCCTAGAAGTTGTTGGTGGTGCTGAAGCCCTAACTTAG
- a CDS encoding GTPase, protein MADKNTNYSNEQLRDTFNKQYESFAKDIGQCNILLLGKTGVGKSTLVNAVFGEELAQTGTGKPITQDIEQYRQPGSPITLYDTPGLELTGEVIQRLKDKLARLIDEKRKQPIENHIHVVWFCISERSSRFEDAEEEWIKDIVKLDVPVIIVLTQTYDPKRSKLLDFIKKRDLLVDDDVIPVLAEPVQITDDFTITRHGLEHLVEVTASILPEVARKAFIAEQKVNVNLKISEAEKYLCHMNEEEFGKKVQNEYKSYAQKNGKCNAMVIGLTGAGKSTLINAVFGFEIAKTGTGKPITEKIEEHSHPDSPVTIYDTPGLEVDEEKIKRTKEEVVKLIAEKRKQDAKEHIHFVWYCISDNSKRIQNAEEEWIKDLAKQEVPVIIVLTQTYNPERSELLDFIKNLNLPVDDLIPVLADPFPITNDLKIPAYGLEKLIKVTYSLFPEQAKKARIAAQAAAQEAERTARIAGQAAAQETERTARIAARAAAQEANKKYRIAKEEVRKAWIAEETEVEARTAFISAQKVDVDLKISEAEKYLNLYLAGAALAGSPLSGFVGGLATAGVQTAMVAHLTYICGLKFNNSFLWAIYAACASVSIPTLMLTSIPVIGSFRPRRATLTTYLMGKALLIAYEKYLKAQNDGEEMSESELSKIIIDSYKNLWKVRKKNKD, encoded by the coding sequence ATGGCTGATAAAAATACTAATTATAGTAATGAGCAGCTGCGTGATACATTCAATAAACAATACGAATCGTTTGCCAAGGACATTGGGCAATGTAATATCTTATTACTCGGTAAAACTGGGGTAGGTAAAAGTACCCTCGTAAATGCTGTTTTTGGAGAAGAATTAGCACAAACGGGAACAGGCAAACCTATAACCCAAGATATTGAGCAGTATAGGCAACCAGGTTCTCCTATTACGCTCTATGATACTCCTGGACTAGAATTAACTGGGGAAGTAATTCAACGTCTAAAAGACAAGCTTGCTAGACTAATTGACGAAAAACGCAAGCAACCTATTGAAAATCATATTCATGTTGTCTGGTTCTGTATTTCCGAGCGGTCAAGCAGATTTGAGGATGCGGAGGAAGAATGGATTAAAGACATAGTTAAACTAGATGTACCAGTTATTATTGTTCTTACCCAAACATACGATCCTAAACGTAGTAAGTTACTGGACTTTATCAAAAAACGAGATTTATTAGTTGATGATGATGTGATTCCAGTTTTAGCAGAACCTGTTCAAATTACTGATGATTTCACAATTACAAGGCATGGACTAGAGCATCTAGTGGAAGTAACTGCCTCAATATTACCAGAAGTTGCAAGAAAAGCTTTTATTGCAGAACAGAAGGTCAATGTAAATTTAAAAATATCTGAAGCTGAGAAATACCTTTGTCATATGAATGAAGAAGAATTCGGGAAAAAAGTTCAAAACGAGTACAAATCATATGCTCAGAAAAACGGCAAATGTAATGCGATGGTGATAGGTCTAACAGGAGCAGGTAAAAGTACCTTAATAAATGCTGTATTTGGATTTGAAATAGCAAAAACAGGGACTGGCAAACCTATAACTGAAAAAATTGAAGAGCATAGTCATCCAGATTCTCCAGTAACCATATATGACACTCCTGGACTAGAAGTAGATGAAGAAAAAATTAAACGTACAAAAGAAGAAGTAGTTAAACTAATTGCAGAAAAACGAAAGCAAGATGCTAAAGAGCATATTCATTTTGTTTGGTACTGTATTAGTGATAACAGTAAAAGAATTCAGAATGCGGAAGAGGAATGGATTAAAGACCTAGCGAAACAAGAAGTACCAGTTATTATTGTTCTTACCCAAACATACAATCCTGAACGTAGTGAGTTACTGGACTTTATTAAAAACCTAAATTTACCAGTGGATGATCTGATTCCTGTTTTGGCAGATCCATTTCCAATTACTAATGATTTGAAAATTCCAGCTTATGGTTTAGAAAAACTAATTAAAGTCACTTATTCACTTTTCCCAGAACAAGCAAAAAAAGCTCGGATTGCAGCACAAGCCGCAGCACAAGAGGCGGAGAGAACAGCCCGGATTGCAGGACAAGCCGCAGCACAGGAGACGGAGAGAACAGCCCGGATTGCAGCACGAGCCGCAGCGCAGGAGGCAAATAAAAAATATCGTATTGCAAAAGAAGAGGTGAGAAAAGCCTGGATTGCAGAAGAAACAGAAGTAGAGGCGAGAACAGCGTTTATTTCTGCACAGAAGGTCGATGTAGATTTAAAAATATCTGAAGCTGAGAAATACCTTAACCTCTACCTAGCAGGAGCAGCTTTAGCTGGTAGTCCTCTTTCCGGTTTTGTCGGTGGATTGGCGACAGCTGGAGTTCAGACAGCTATGGTAGCACATCTCACTTATATATGTGGATTGAAATTTAATAATTCTTTCCTGTGGGCAATATATGCTGCTTGTGCATCTGTATCAATCCCTACATTAATGTTAACATCAATACCTGTCATAGGTTCGTTTAGACCTCGAAGAGCAACGTTAACCACATACTTAATGGGCAAGGCTTTGCTTATTGCATATGAAAAGTATCTAAAAGCACAAAATGATGGGGAGGAAATGTCTGAATCTGAACTTTCAAAGATTATTATTGACAGTTATAAAAATCTGTGGAAGGTACGAAAGAAAAATAAGGATTAG
- a CDS encoding GTPase produces MDIDNFLPEFRKWQQQIAEKLQGQTKDLENYNELAKCNILLIGKTGVGKSTLINSIFRVNLAPEGAGKPVTGKLTRYEQKECLIVAFDSRGLELTDGELNQYNTESNKRDVEALIEGSHKEFQNVTIDVIFYCINSNSERFEDVEEKWITDLREKHNNIPIIIVLTRTIKQPELHDLFIAIKNGTAVKEEKLKSLIHCITKTDEIIIDKNKIPLIPILAVEEKISEEYTSPKKNLELLVRQTASLLEKQAKQAFISEQVASIDLKIQEAQKLTAVYTSVTSLIALNPVVPVSGTILPAAQLLFLKQISSIFGLKQEEQELLLLSPEYQALAAAILTTGASTILTSLVPLVNSVNDALVAGTSTSLLCLAWIDTLKRYSLRLVDEKILTEEEIRKFIEIFAEEYQKYCDKTKYS; encoded by the coding sequence ATGGATATTGACAATTTTTTGCCTGAGTTTCGGAAATGGCAACAGCAAATTGCTGAGAAATTACAAGGTCAGACTAAAGACCTTGAAAATTATAATGAGTTAGCTAAATGTAATATTTTATTAATAGGTAAAACTGGTGTTGGTAAAAGTACATTAATTAACTCTATCTTTCGAGTCAATTTAGCTCCAGAGGGTGCAGGTAAACCTGTGACTGGTAAACTAACCAGATATGAGCAAAAAGAATGTCTAATCGTAGCTTTTGATTCAAGAGGATTAGAGTTAACGGACGGGGAATTAAATCAATACAATACTGAAAGTAATAAGAGAGATGTTGAGGCATTAATAGAAGGTAGCCACAAAGAATTTCAAAATGTAACAATTGATGTAATTTTCTACTGTATTAACTCTAACTCTGAGAGATTTGAGGATGTAGAAGAAAAATGGATTACTGATTTAAGAGAAAAACACAATAACATCCCGATTATTATTGTCTTAACAAGAACAATAAAGCAACCGGAATTACACGATCTTTTCATAGCAATAAAGAATGGAACAGCTGTAAAAGAAGAAAAACTGAAATCTCTAATTCACTGCATTACAAAGACAGACGAAATAATTATAGACAAAAATAAAATTCCACTTATCCCAATTCTGGCTGTAGAAGAGAAAATTAGCGAGGAATATACATCTCCAAAAAAGAACCTAGAGCTTTTAGTTAGACAAACTGCCAGTCTTCTGGAAAAACAAGCGAAACAAGCATTTATTAGTGAACAGGTTGCTAGTATCGACCTCAAAATACAAGAAGCACAAAAATTGACTGCTGTATATACCTCGGTGACTAGTCTTATCGCATTAAATCCTGTGGTTCCTGTTAGTGGAACTATTCTCCCTGCGGCACAACTGCTTTTTTTAAAACAAATAAGTTCAATTTTTGGATTAAAGCAAGAAGAGCAGGAATTATTATTGTTATCACCAGAGTACCAAGCACTTGCAGCAGCAATATTAACAACTGGTGCATCTACAATTTTAACTAGTTTAGTACCACTTGTAAATTCAGTAAACGATGCTTTGGTTGCAGGAACATCAACATCTTTACTTTGTTTAGCTTGGATTGATACTCTAAAGCGTTATTCTTTAAGACTAGTAGATGAAAAAATACTAACTGAGGAAGAAATCAGAAAATTTATAGAGATTTTTGCAGAAGAATATCAGAAGTACTGCGATAAGACCAAGTATTCATGA
- the atpA gene encoding F0F1 ATP synthase subunit alpha codes for MSISIRPDEISSIIQQQIEQYDQEVKVANVGTVLQVGDGIARIYGLEKAMSGELLEFEDGTVGIAQNLEEDNVGAVLMGEGLEIQEGSSVTATGRIAQVPVGEALIGRVVDALGRPIDGKGDIKTSDSRLIESPAPGIIARRSVHEPMQTGITAIDSMIPIGRGQRELIIGDRQTGKTAIAIDTIINQKEEDVICVYVAIGQKASTVANVVQTLQEKGALDYTIVVAASASEPATLQYLAPYTGATIAEYFMYKGKATLVIYDDLSKQAQAYRQMSLLLRRPPGREAYPGDVFYIHSRLLERAAKLSDELGKGSMTALPIIETQAGDVSAYIPTNVISITDGQIFLSSDLFNAGIRPAVNPGISVSRVGSAAQTKAMKKVAGKIKLELAQFDDLQAFAQFASDLDKATQDQLARGQRLRELLKQPQNSPLSVYEQVAILYAGINGYLDDVPVDKVTNFTQGLREYLKTGKTQYAEGVRASKALGDAEEAALKEALTEFKKTFKATA; via the coding sequence ATGAGCATATCAATTAGACCTGACGAAATTAGCAGCATTATCCAACAACAAATCGAGCAATACGATCAAGAGGTCAAAGTTGCTAACGTTGGTACTGTCCTACAAGTAGGTGACGGTATTGCCCGGATTTATGGTCTGGAAAAGGCTATGTCTGGGGAACTTTTGGAATTTGAAGACGGCACAGTTGGCATCGCCCAGAACTTAGAAGAAGACAATGTGGGCGCGGTACTCATGGGTGAAGGGCTAGAAATTCAAGAAGGTAGCTCTGTAACCGCTACCGGTAGAATTGCCCAAGTACCCGTAGGAGAAGCCTTAATTGGACGAGTTGTAGACGCTTTGGGTCGTCCCATTGATGGTAAGGGAGACATCAAGACTTCAGACAGCCGTTTGATTGAATCTCCAGCACCCGGTATCATTGCTCGTCGGTCAGTACACGAACCCATGCAAACGGGTATCACAGCTATTGACTCAATGATTCCCATCGGTCGTGGTCAACGGGAATTGATTATTGGCGACCGTCAAACAGGTAAAACTGCGATCGCAATCGACACAATCATCAACCAAAAAGAAGAAGATGTAATTTGTGTATACGTTGCGATCGGTCAAAAGGCTTCCACCGTAGCTAACGTGGTGCAGACATTGCAAGAAAAAGGCGCACTCGACTACACCATCGTCGTCGCAGCTAGTGCCAGTGAACCAGCAACCCTACAATACCTAGCTCCTTACACAGGCGCAACTATTGCTGAGTACTTTATGTACAAAGGCAAAGCTACCCTGGTAATTTATGATGATCTTTCCAAGCAAGCTCAAGCTTATCGCCAAATGTCACTACTGCTGCGTCGTCCACCCGGACGCGAAGCTTACCCTGGAGATGTATTCTACATTCACTCTCGTTTGTTAGAAAGAGCAGCCAAGCTGAGTGACGAATTAGGTAAAGGCAGTATGACCGCCCTACCAATCATCGAAACCCAAGCTGGTGACGTTTCGGCATACATCCCCACCAACGTAATTTCTATTACCGATGGTCAGATATTCCTATCTTCTGACTTGTTCAACGCTGGTATCCGTCCGGCTGTGAACCCAGGTATTTCCGTATCCCGCGTGGGTTCTGCTGCTCAAACTAAGGCAATGAAAAAAGTTGCTGGTAAGATTAAATTGGAACTAGCCCAATTTGACGACCTGCAAGCCTTTGCTCAATTTGCTTCCGACTTAGATAAAGCCACTCAAGACCAGTTAGCACGGGGTCAACGGTTACGCGAACTTCTCAAGCAGCCACAAAATTCGCCACTCTCAGTATACGAGCAAGTAGCAATTCTTTACGCTGGTATCAATGGTTACTTGGATGACGTTCCTGTAGATAAAGTCACAAACTTTACCCAAGGTCTGCGGGAGTACTTAAAGACTGGTAAAACCCAGTATGCCGAAGGCGTAAGAGCCTCCAAAGCACTAGGTGATGCAGAAGAAGCTGCCTTGAAAGAAGCACTTACCGAATTTAAGAAGACCTTCAAAGCAACAGCGTAA
- the atpH gene encoding ATP synthase F1 subunit delta: MTSQVATAEVAQPYAQALLSIAQSKNLTEEFGEDARTLLGLLRADKQLHNFFSNPFIQAENKKALIKQILGEGSNPYLRNFLLVLVDKRRIAFLESIFQQYLALLRQLNQTVLAEVISAVPLTEAQQQAIIQKVIAISNARQVELETKVDSELIGGVIIKVGSQVIDASIRGQLRRLSLRLTNS, from the coding sequence ATGACAAGTCAGGTAGCAACAGCCGAAGTAGCCCAGCCCTATGCACAGGCACTTTTGTCAATAGCGCAATCGAAAAATTTGACAGAAGAGTTCGGGGAAGATGCGCGGACTTTACTGGGACTGTTAAGAGCAGACAAACAGCTACATAACTTCTTCAGCAACCCGTTTATTCAGGCTGAGAACAAAAAAGCTCTCATCAAACAAATACTCGGCGAAGGCTCTAACCCCTACTTACGCAACTTTTTGTTAGTACTAGTAGACAAACGCCGCATTGCATTCTTGGAATCTATTTTTCAACAATATCTGGCGCTGTTGCGGCAGCTGAATCAAACCGTATTAGCGGAAGTAATTTCAGCCGTTCCCCTCACAGAAGCTCAACAGCAGGCAATCATCCAAAAGGTCATTGCCATCAGTAATGCTCGCCAGGTAGAGCTAGAAACCAAGGTAGACAGTGAGTTAATTGGTGGTGTGATCATTAAAGTAGGTTCGCAGGTAATTGATGCCAGTATCCGGGGTCAATTACGTCGCCTTTCATTGCGCTTAACTAATAGCTAG
- a CDS encoding F0F1 ATP synthase subunit B, with amino-acid sequence MGIMGTFLLLAAEANAVHSELAEGAAEGGFGLNLDIFETNLINLTILVGILFYFGRKVLSNILNERQSNIATAIQEAEGRLKEAKTALSQAQEQLKQSQAEAERIRQSATENAQKTKEALLAKAAQDVERLKQTAAADLNTETERAIAQLRQRVAALALQKVESQLKGGIADDAQQSLIDRSIAQLGGNV; translated from the coding sequence ATGGGTATCATGGGGACATTCTTATTACTTGCCGCAGAAGCGAACGCTGTTCACTCTGAATTGGCAGAAGGCGCAGCAGAAGGTGGTTTCGGTCTAAACCTAGACATTTTTGAAACCAATCTGATCAATCTAACGATTCTGGTTGGCATATTATTCTACTTCGGACGTAAGGTTTTAAGCAATATCCTGAACGAGCGACAATCCAATATTGCCACCGCAATTCAGGAAGCAGAAGGGCGCTTAAAAGAGGCAAAGACTGCCCTTTCCCAAGCGCAAGAGCAGTTGAAGCAATCTCAAGCAGAAGCAGAACGCATCCGCCAATCTGCCACAGAAAACGCCCAAAAGACGAAAGAAGCCTTGTTAGCGAAGGCAGCGCAAGACGTAGAACGCTTGAAACAAACAGCAGCAGCAGATTTAAACACCGAAACAGAGCGAGCGATCGCCCAACTACGGCAAAGAGTTGCTGCACTAGCATTGCAAAAAGTCGAATCGCAACTCAAAGGCGGGATTGCCGACGATGCTCAACAAAGTTTAATTGACCGCAGCATCGCACAACTGGGAGGCAATGTATGA
- a CDS encoding F0F1 ATP synthase subunit B', translating to MFDFDATLPFMALQFLLLAALLNAIFYKPLTKVLDDRDSYIRTNTLEAKESLAKAERLATEYEQQLADARRQSQATVEAAQLEAKKITAEKIAEAQKEAQSQREQASIEIEQQKQEAFRTLEQQVDALSRQILEKLLGPTPVR from the coding sequence ATGTTTGATTTCGATGCTACCTTGCCCTTCATGGCATTGCAATTCCTGCTATTGGCAGCTTTGTTGAATGCAATTTTCTATAAGCCACTGACCAAGGTACTAGACGATCGCGATAGTTATATCCGAACGAATACCCTTGAGGCAAAAGAGAGCTTGGCTAAAGCCGAGCGCTTGGCTACCGAATATGAGCAACAACTCGCAGACGCTCGCAGACAATCGCAAGCTACCGTAGAAGCAGCTCAACTTGAAGCTAAGAAAATTACTGCCGAGAAAATTGCCGAGGCCCAAAAGGAAGCTCAGTCTCAACGAGAACAAGCTTCTATTGAAATAGAACAACAAAAGCAAGAAGCTTTTCGCACCTTAGAGCAACAAGTTGATGCTCTAAGCAGGCAGATTCTAGAAAAACTATTGGGGCCAACTCCAGTTAGATAA
- the atpE gene encoding ATP synthase F0 subunit C has product MDPLVQAASVLAAALAIGLAAIGPGIGQGNAAGQAVEGIARQPEAEGKIRGTLLLTLAFMESLTIYGLVIALVLLFANPFG; this is encoded by the coding sequence ATGGATCCATTAGTTCAGGCTGCTTCAGTTCTCGCTGCTGCTTTAGCGATTGGTTTAGCTGCAATTGGCCCTGGTATTGGTCAAGGAAATGCTGCTGGACAAGCAGTAGAAGGTATTGCTCGTCAACCTGAAGCAGAAGGAAAAATTCGCGGTACTCTGCTATTAACCTTGGCATTCATGGAATCCTTGACTATTTATGGTCTAGTAATTGCCCTGGTATTGCTGTTTGCTAACCCCTTCGGCTAA
- the atpB gene encoding F0F1 ATP synthase subunit A, whose protein sequence is MQMLSVLNAFNSFPLAALEVGHHFYWQLGNLKIHGQVFLTSWFVISILVVASIAATRNAQRIPKGIQNLMEYALEFIRDLAKNQLGEKEYRPWVPFIGTLFLFIFVSNWSGALIPWKLIRLPSGELAAPTNDINTTVALALLTSLAYFYAGFSKRGLGYFKKYIEPTPVLLPIAILEDFTKPLSLSFRLFGNILADELVVAVLVLLVPLFVPLPVMALGLFTSAIQALVFATLAGAYIHEAMEGHGSDEHEEH, encoded by the coding sequence ATGCAAATGCTTAGTGTCTTAAACGCCTTTAATTCTTTTCCCCTCGCCGCATTAGAAGTAGGTCATCATTTCTATTGGCAGTTGGGCAATCTTAAAATTCATGGGCAAGTTTTTCTCACCTCCTGGTTTGTGATTAGTATTCTAGTAGTGGCTTCAATAGCTGCTACTCGCAACGCACAAAGAATTCCCAAGGGCATCCAAAATTTGATGGAATATGCCTTAGAATTTATTCGTGATTTGGCAAAAAACCAACTTGGTGAGAAAGAGTACCGCCCTTGGGTGCCATTTATTGGCACACTGTTCTTGTTTATTTTCGTATCGAACTGGTCAGGCGCACTAATTCCCTGGAAGCTCATCAGGCTACCTTCGGGCGAATTGGCAGCTCCCACCAATGATATCAATACGACTGTTGCATTGGCATTGCTGACCTCCTTAGCGTACTTTTACGCAGGTTTTAGCAAACGGGGTTTAGGCTACTTTAAGAAATATATAGAGCCAACACCTGTTTTGTTGCCGATCGCAATTCTAGAAGATTTCACCAAACCCCTCTCCCTAAGCTTCCGGCTATTTGGTAATATTTTGGCGGATGAATTGGTAGTAGCGGTGTTGGTGCTGCTAGTTCCTCTATTTGTACCTCTGCCTGTAATGGCCTTGGGTTTATTTACCAGTGCCATTCAAGCCCTGGTTTTTGCCACCCTAGCCGGAGCATACATTCATGAGGCAATGGAGGGGCATGGCTCAGATGAACATGAGGAGCATTAA